One genomic segment of Flavobacteriaceae bacterium includes these proteins:
- a CDS encoding transposase, which yields MKTNEIIGIDVSKLLIDVCIYSKQIVQQFENSKSGFKLMLKWSFKNSSFSKEETMFVFEHTGMYSHLLSVSLTEQKLSFFIASGLEIKRSIGIARGKDDQIDAKRIALYGYRLKEELKPSKLPKRSILQLKSLLSLRTKLNKQRAGFKVTLKEQKRIYKAKEYKIIFDVQQKMIAELTKQIHKINTQMQAIIDQNIMLKETYKLVTSVKGIGMQTAIMMIVFTDNFSKFENWRKFASYCGVAPFPYQSGTSIKGRTKVSHLANKKLKAIINMCAISAIQHNPEMKLYYHKRIKQGKSKMSTVNIIRNKLIARVFAVVKRQTPYVDTFKFAA from the coding sequence ATGAAAACAAATGAAATTATCGGAATCGATGTCAGTAAATTATTAATTGATGTTTGTATCTATTCTAAACAAATTGTTCAACAGTTTGAGAACAGTAAATCTGGATTTAAATTAATGCTAAAGTGGAGTTTTAAAAATTCGTCTTTCTCTAAAGAAGAAACCATGTTTGTATTTGAACATACAGGAATGTACTCTCATTTATTATCTGTGTCTTTAACTGAACAAAAATTATCTTTTTTCATAGCTTCTGGTTTAGAAATTAAAAGATCTATTGGTATTGCTCGTGGAAAGGATGACCAAATTGATGCCAAACGCATTGCTCTATATGGGTATCGATTAAAAGAAGAACTTAAACCCAGTAAGCTACCTAAAAGAAGTATATTACAACTAAAAAGTCTCTTATCTTTAAGGACAAAACTTAACAAACAAAGAGCTGGTTTTAAAGTTACTTTGAAAGAACAAAAAAGAATTTATAAAGCAAAAGAGTATAAAATAATCTTTGACGTTCAACAAAAAATGATTGCAGAACTAACCAAACAAATACACAAGATTAATACTCAAATGCAAGCTATTATTGACCAAAATATAATGTTAAAAGAAACCTATAAACTTGTTACTAGTGTTAAAGGTATAGGAATGCAAACTGCTATAATGATGATTGTGTTTACTGACAATTTTTCAAAATTTGAAAACTGGAGAAAGTTTGCCTCTTATTGTGGTGTTGCTCCTTTTCCTTACCAATCTGGAACTAGTATTAAAGGACGTACAAAAGTCTCTCATTTGGCTAATAAAAAATTGAAAGCAATTATTAATATGTGCGCTATTTCTGCTATACAACATAACCCAGAAATGAAATTATACTATCATAAAAGAATAAAACAAGGCAAAAGTAAAATGAGTACCGTTAACATTATTAGAAACAAATTAATAGCAAGAGTGTTTGCCGTTGTCAAACGACAAACACCCTATGTAGATACTTTTAAATTTGCTGCATAA
- a CDS encoding DDE transposase, with protein sequence MPVSCKSLSTYYHLNGKRLEEQYRNHLSNFLTWDQLAHADQWLLFKKNIGTHLSIDEVALTQGELYTVITNKAGKGKRGSLVAIVATTQSERVIEVLRKIPSKDRYLVEEITLDMAPTMEKIAKKAFPKATQVTDRFHVQKRAYDALQEIRIQYRWKTIEQENNEIALAKETGKNFKPNILDNGDTPKQLLARSRYLLFKAPNKWTAKQKFRAELLFERYPNLERAYELTRELATIYQKTKDKAVAYTKLARWYDKVEKSEFSKSFGTVARSIQSHYRSILNFFDNRSTNASAESFNAKIKTFRLQFRGVRSVPFFLFRLSKIYA encoded by the coding sequence ATTCCAGTAAGTTGTAAAAGTTTATCTACCTACTATCACCTTAACGGCAAGCGATTAGAAGAACAATATCGCAATCATTTAAGTAACTTTTTGACTTGGGATCAATTAGCTCATGCCGACCAATGGCTGCTTTTTAAGAAGAATATAGGAACTCATTTAAGTATTGATGAAGTAGCACTTACTCAAGGCGAGCTCTATACAGTGATTACCAACAAAGCAGGTAAAGGAAAACGAGGCAGTTTAGTAGCCATAGTAGCTACCACACAAAGTGAACGAGTCATAGAAGTGTTAAGGAAAATTCCAAGTAAAGACCGATATTTAGTAGAAGAAATCACTTTGGATATGGCACCTACTATGGAAAAGATTGCTAAAAAAGCCTTTCCTAAAGCTACTCAGGTCACAGACCGATTTCATGTACAAAAACGAGCTTATGATGCCTTGCAAGAAATTCGAATACAGTATAGATGGAAAACCATAGAACAAGAAAATAATGAAATAGCATTGGCTAAAGAAACAGGAAAAAACTTTAAACCGAATATCCTTGACAATGGAGATACTCCCAAACAACTACTAGCTAGAAGTAGGTATTTACTCTTTAAAGCCCCTAACAAATGGACAGCCAAACAAAAATTTAGAGCAGAATTACTCTTTGAAAGATACCCCAACTTGGAACGAGCTTATGAGCTTACTAGAGAACTGGCAACGATTTATCAAAAGACAAAAGACAAGGCGGTAGCATATACAAAACTAGCTAGATGGTATGATAAGGTAGAAAAATCAGAGTTCAGTAAAAGTTTTGGAACAGTAGCTAGATCAATACAAAGTCATTATCGAAGCATCTTAAATTTCTTTGATAATAGAAGTACCAATGCTTCTGCTGAATCTTTTAATGCTAAAATAAAAACTTTTAGACTACAATTTAGAGGCGTAAGATCTGTTCCTTTCTTCCTATTCAGACTATCTAAAATTTATGCGTAA